The DNA sequence attaaaatttataatatttattgaatttttttatcaatttatacaaatacaataatattaatacttattgaatattctattattttttatcatataaaacattaaattaaataaatagtaaaatataaaataatattaaattaaataaataaaagatatctaattttttatatttgaacctaaagatagagagagtgttgtttattgaacttattagatactttaaatcatagtaaagtatttaagtcaagtgaactattttttatcttttaaaaaaatactactaaattttttataaaaagtttgggggggCCATGGCCaccccttgtctgaactaagctccacCACTGGTTACAACCATCTGTCCATCTtgattttctatttctttctaaTCAAATTTCATTGTCTAACAAGTGTGTAAATTTGCTCCCTGTTAGCCATCGATTCTTTGTtctcataaattttttaattcatacCCTGCCAAATGACCCACAAAATCTTAAAAGAAAATCATACACCACTTATTCTTACTAATGTTATTTAGAAGATTTGTAAATACTTCTCCAAGAAATACATCATACGAGGAACAAGATATCAAAATATTTCCATATATCTATTAAGGTAATATAAATAAAGGGTACATAAATTGAACATCTTCAAAGTTAGTCCAAAAAATTAAGTAAGAAGGGAGAGAAAACCTTTAACCTTTACAATTtcatttaaaagaagaaaactaaatgATACCTATATGAAATACAAGTGTAGTTGTATATTTTGTATAGATGAAGACTCAATTGAATACAAAACTCAATCCTCCTCAGTTTCATAAGAGAGAACGGATTGCTCAAACTCAGCATCCATAATAACACCATCCATAATATGAACAACAATCTCATTCCTCTTAAAATCCACCATTTCAGATCGAACCCTATTAACAACCAACATTCCATCGATGTCCTTTGAGATGTAAAGTGAGAACCCAGATaaagaatcatagttcacaagCTCACCAAGTTTCACACTATCCGAGTGAATTGATCTAGGAACAGCTGAGAATCCCAACACACGAGACACAATCGCATATGTATCATTGTACTTGTCAGGTTTCAAGCTATCATTGAAATCTAGACGCAGATCTCGCTTGAAAGCTTCCTCCGATGGAACAAAAACAGTGAATGCAAGATCATGAGGCAACATCTCAAGCATCATGTTACCGAGCTTGCTCAACTTGAAATCATGAGGGATTTTTCTGGATCTGATTTTTGGGTACAATACCATTTGGCTGTTCTTGGTTGATGCATCTGGAAGCTTGAGAACTGTGACTATCACAATCAAAAGGCAGCATATAGTTACCATAATGAGGATAAGAGCTGTTGAATGCTTCAAGAACATGCGCCTCTTCATTTTGGTGAAGACCCAGAATCAAACTTGATGAAAacttactaattttaatataaagtTTTGAACTTTATAACCTTGTTATTCAAGATAAGTGGAATCTATTACCAGAAGTTTAAAAGGTAAAGGCTCAAACTTGAAGTGATCTTGTGAATAAAATACAATCAGGTACAATACCCATTTTAGGTAAAACGAAAATCTTAAGAAATCAGAATCTGGGacttaaaaattgaaatgaattTGACACTCTGTGACTTGGATTCTTCTTCTTGTCAGATAAATAGAAGAACCTCTTATAGAACACTCCGTCGTAGCCGCCACTATTGCTGGATTTGCTTTTTGTCcttatttctatattttgctcttcgaaatcaaaattattattttctaggaCTGCCAAAAACTAATCTATATAAAACTCAATGGAGATTGAAGTCCATATGTACCTAAAATAGTCTTTCATCATTTGATTAGTTTAATCGGTTAAATTCTTaggaaaaaaaactgaaaaattattaagttataattatTAGACAGGGTTAACTGAccattttaattcaattcttaCAATTGACGGTTATGAAAATGGTTGAAAGTATAAGGAAACACCATCCCATATTCATATTTCATACATAGCCCTCTATCATGTCACAAAAGAGTGTACCAACATATGAAACCTAAAGAATTGCATGAGAAAAACCGACATATGATTTTTATAGAGAATTAATTTATACAACTGTAACAAAATATAGATATTTACAATGAAAatgattttcataattttttctcaaaata is a window from the Arachis hypogaea cultivar Tifrunner chromosome 17, arahy.Tifrunner.gnm2.J5K5, whole genome shotgun sequence genome containing:
- the LOC112765510 gene encoding uncharacterized protein, which encodes MKRRMFLKHSTALILIMVTICCLLIVIVTVLKLPDASTKNSQMVLYPKIRSRKIPHDFKLSKLGNMMLEMLPHDLAFTVFVPSEEAFKRDLRLDFNDSLKPDKYNDTYAIVSRVLGFSAVPRSIHSDSVKLGELVNYDSLSGFSLYISKDIDGMLVVNRVRSEMVDFKRNEIVVHIMDGVIMDAEFEQSVLSYETEED